The genomic region GGGAGTCCCTAACAATCTTCGTTGAGATATTTTCCTGAAATTTAATCAGCCTGTAAAATTTTTTAGCGAAAAACACAAGAAAGGTCAATGCCGGCGAGGATCTCTACTCTACGTTCGCTTAACCCGTTTAAAGAGTTCTTCGCGGGTAAGCACAATCCAGATTGGGCGACCGTGCGGACAGATGGGTTCGGGAAGTTCAAAGGCTTGCGCCGCAATGCGCTGTTGGGTTACGGGGTCGAGGATGGCGTGATCCTTGCAGGCAGCGCGGCAGGCGGCTGAGGCTAAAATCTGATAGAGGATATCATCGGCATTTTTACGGACGCCCGTGATGTCGCGGATAAGATCGCGTTCCGTGCCTGTCCACCGTGCCGGTACGGCGGTTACCTGCCATACGCCTGCACCTTCATCGGAGAGGGAAAAGCCCGCTTTACACAGCAGCTCCTGATGTTTTTTGATAAACGCATCGTCTTCTTCCGATGAAGTGATAATGCGGTAGGGGATTAACAGCTCCTGTACGCCGCCGATATTATGCCGCAGCTGCTCAAAGATAATCCGCTCGTGGGCGGCATGTTGGTCAATTAAATACAGCGCCTCGTTTTTTTCTACTGCGATAAAGGTACCGGCGACCTGTCCGAGCAGCTTAAAATCAGCCGGAGGAAGATCCGGCGGCGGCTGTAGACACGCTGCCGTACCCGAAGCCGCAGGCGGCGGAATAATGTGTTCCCCTACTGAATAAGGAACCGCTGCTGTCGCCGCTATTTGGCGGAATGCGCTACCGTATCCGCTTTGTGCAGAACCGTACTCCGCTTGAGTGCCGGATACCTCGTGGTTGTATCCGTCAGGTAGTACACCGGTATCGTTTCCGTACTCCCTTCCATATCGGTCATAGTCATCGGCTGCTGTACCGGCGGCTGGGTTAGCGCTTTTACCGTATCCATACAGGCCGGCTGTCGTGTCGGAGTGCGGCGGCTGTGGGTATGCTCCTGCCGGGGAACCGTGCTGAAAATCCAACGGGCGGGTAAGGCTGGGGTCATACTTTTCTTTTAAGAGACTTGCAACGGTATGCTGCCGGTAAAAGGAGCCGACGGCACTGCTAACGGCGTGGTGGATGGCGCCGTAATCTTGAAAGCGCGCTTCTTTTTTTGCGGGGTGAATGTTAAAGTCCACACGGGAAGGCTCTACCGTTAAAAATAAAAACGCAACGGGGTGTCCGCCGTTGGGGAAATAGCCTTCGCTGCCGTACTCGATTGCCTGTATAAGCCCGAACTCGGTAATTCTTCTACCGTTGACAAATACCATGATAGCGCGTTTATCGCTTCGGACAACATCCGGGCTGCCGAGCACAATACGGAACGAAAAATGCTCACCGCTTCCTTCAATTTCAAAAAAGAGCGCTTCGGGTTCTTTAAACGAAAATGCAGCGAGGCAGCGTTCCCGCAGCGACTGTGCAGGAGGAAGCAGAAAGCGAAGCTCGCCATCCGTGATAAAGCGCATTTCGGTACGGTAATGCGGCAGAGCTTTGTCGAGAAAGATTGTTCTACACAACGCAGTCTCGGCAGCCGCCCGCTTTAAAAACTGCTTGCGGGCAGGGAAGTTTTCAAAAAGGTTTTCTACCTGCACTACCGTGCCGGCATTTAGACGCGCCGGAAGTATCTTCCCTAGCTGCAGTTTCCATGCGGCGGGTCCGCTCCTCGTTGAGGTAATTTCAAGATCACTGACCGCCTTAATAGAAGAAAGCGCTTCGCCGCGGAAACCGAGGCTGTGCAGGGAGAGCAAATCTTCCGCGGTGGATATCTTGCTCGTCGTATGGGTATCCGTGCAGATTGCGAGGTCTTCGCGGCTCATTCCGCAGCCGTTATCCGTAACCCGAATGCGGTCGATACCGCCACCTGAAATTTCCACTTGCACCTTTGAAGCGCCTGCGTCGATTGCATTGTCTAAAAGCTCGCGGATAACAGCGGCGGGTCGGTCGATGACCTCCCCTGCTGCAATTTTCCGTGCTGTTTCCGCATCAAGCGCTTTTACCGGCTTGTATACGGCGGCGGAATCGACAGCCGTATCAGTATGAAAAGAAACTTGAGATATTTCAGGTGATTGAGACGAGGTATCCATCGCTATATGTCATCAGCTGAAAAGAGCTCCAGCTCAGGTTTATCCTGCGATTGCACCGGCTGATTCATCAATATCTGCACCTTACTTTCTATTTTATCAATGTCTTTTTCCAAGGTTTTAGCAAGCTTGATTCCTTCTTCAAAAGCCGCAAGAGCTTCTTCCAACGGAAGATCGGCACTCTTGATTTTTTCGCTGATTTCTTCAAGACGAGTTAACCGTTCTTCAAATTTTTTCAACGTCTTCTCCTTCTCTATTCGGGACAACCGTATTGGACTGCTTTTTAACACCCCCGCGCGAATAAATGGCGATGATGATGGCATATATAGTTAGTGTCAATAACAGTAGTGCTTGAGCACGAAGTGTTTTCACCTCGTATATATTTTATTACATACTCTACTGGATAGTAAAAAGCATTCCATCTCTTTCCACTGTCCGATAAATCCTGTTTACCTTGAATGGTAAAGTCATTTACACCAATAATATCTTTTGGGAGACTAATACAGTAATTAAACCCATCCTTATATTCAATATACTCAATCTCAAATTTAGTCATCCCCTCAAAATAATCTACATAAATATCCTCTTGCTTTTTTAGTAAGAAAATATATTCGCACCCCGTTTTAATTCCATTCTTTTGATATGTTACTATTGAATTTTCTGCAGCGTAACCTTTTATTGTTTCTTTAATATTTATAGTATATTGCGTTTTATTTCCTATAATTTTGCTAGAGATAATTTCTCCCACTATTATTAAATCAGCTTGACTAACAAGAGAATAGAATTCCTCGAAAATATATAATGGAAAAACAGGGATACTAAAAATCACAAAAATAATTGTTGATAACAATTTCTTCATATATTTTCTTCCTTTGTATCGTAAGAGCGCCGTCTAACATTCGATTAATCCGCATTACACATTTTCTCCGAATAAATATACGAATCTTCGGATGCTTTCAGAGCAAAGGGTAGCCCATTTTCTCGAATTGTAGCTTTTACAAAAGAATTTATAGCCGAAGAAATATTGATTCCCATAGAATCACATATCCGCTCAAAACTTATTTTATCATCATTTATAATCTTTGCTGATATTGTAGTCATTTTTAATACCTATTACTACAATATACTGTATAAATCTCTAAATATCAACACTATCAAAACTGCTACAAGTAATTATGCTTTATATTATTTTACTTTTCTTATTTATATCTATAAAAACAAACAGTCCAAATCCTTTCTTATTTTATATTCACCACCTTGAACCATGGAACACCGAGGAAACCCTTGTACAATTTTATTTTAACCATATTGCCAAGCTCTACTTCAGAATACAATGTGCTTCCAACCGAAATTTCTTTTTGTTTTGTTTTTCCGTCAATCCATGGTGAAACTTCAAGATAATAATTCGTCCGTTTTCCTTTCAATATGCGTTGATTTATGACAGTAACTTCGAAAACCGTAGGCTTTGATTTATCAAGTATGATGTTTGCAGAAACCGAAAAACCAAATCCATATAAAAACATAAGAAATAAAACACTGGCAACTGTAAGCATTCTGGTAGAACGCTTTTCTTCTATTTTCTTTTCTGATTCACTTATGCAAATATAATATAAAAAGAACATAACAAGCATTACAAATACCGAAACGGAAACTTGTTTTGAAAAACTATATATTTGGTTTATATAAATAACAGCTAAAATACAAAGCGTCACAGAACAAAACCAAAAAGGAGTAAGAAGGCTTGGATATAAATCTGTATTGTTTGCATTAAAGCGAATTCCTCCATTTGAGAGACGTATAATCAGGAACAAAAGAATCGGATACGCTGCGCACACAATAAAACCAATATGCATGAAACTTCTACCTAAAAAAATACAAGCAATAAAAAGAATAGAAATAAGCACGCCGCCCCATTTTAAAATCCGTGCAATCATATACGTTTTTTGAAGAAGCTTATTTTTTTCATCATCTGAAAGTTCATCATGGAATTCCGTAAATTCTTTAATAGATTGCGCAACCTGCTCGACATATAAATTATGCGCATGAGAATCAAGCCATTCATATAGTAACTGTAAATTCTGAAAATATATAGAGGCTGTAAATGATTTTATTTTTTCTATACCGCCGATTAAAGTTTTGTATGAAATTGAAATTCCTTTTTGAGTTATAAGGAATGATTGAAGCGAAGAAACAGGAATCTTCTTCACTTTTGCAAAACCCGAATAAAATTCGATCCCATTTTCATCATCAAAAGAACAGTATGCAAAGAATGCTTCCAAAACACTAAAAACAGAAAGCGTACCAGATAATATAAACAGCGGGAGCATCAGCCCCCAAGTCACAGCGGGATGTACTTCGGTAAGCAGAAAAATTAAAAATCCAAATAAAAAAGCTGCTGATAAAAAAATACCGCTTGCCACAGCCACAACTTTCATTTTTTTAGAAAAAGTAAGTTTTATCATTTATTTCTTAAGTCCTTCATCGATTCTAAACTATTGGCTTTAATACCATCTGTTACGACATAGCATATAAGATAACCCTCTGTGCGGATAACTCTCCGTACAGATAACAGGTTCAACCCGTTTAATATATTTCGTCCCTACGGCCCGTTAAAATGATACGGTTCCCTGCTTTGGTAATGCGTATGCAGCAAACGGTGCGCCTTTTCAGAATTCGGCTTTCCCAAGTATTCGCTATAGACTTGCTTGATGTATGGATTATTATGCGATGTTCGTATCACAGCTCTTTCATCATCGGTGTAAAGACCTGCAGCCCTTAGCTTCCGCACCTCGTCGGTACAACCGTAGGGCTGCCCGCCGCCACCGACACAACCGCCGCGGCATGCCATCACTTCGACAAAATGATAGAGCGGGTCTTCGCCTGCTTTAATTGACTGTCTTATCTTCTCCAAAAATTCAGGTAAATTCCCGAGCTGATTGACAACGGCAACGCGAACTTCAGTCCCTTCAATATCTATTTTAGCTTCTTTAATACCGGTAAGACCTCTTACTTGATAAAAATCAAGCGCGGTGAGTTCTTTTCCCGTTATATAAAAATAGGCGGTGCGCAAAGCCGCTTCCATAACGCCGCCTGTTGCACCGAATATCGTTCCTGCTCCGGAATACGGGCCAAGCGGAGAATCTGCCTTCTGCTCTTCCAATGCATTAAATTCAATCCCGGCCTGACGGATATAGTTTGCAAATTCCCGCGTTGTAATAACCGCATCTACATCCTGGTAACCGGAAGCGGACATGGTACC from Treponema vincentii harbors:
- the mutL gene encoding DNA mismatch repair endonuclease MutL — encoded protein: MDTSSQSPEISQVSFHTDTAVDSAAVYKPVKALDAETARKIAAGEVIDRPAAVIRELLDNAIDAGASKVQVEISGGGIDRIRVTDNGCGMSREDLAICTDTHTTSKISTAEDLLSLHSLGFRGEALSSIKAVSDLEITSTRSGPAAWKLQLGKILPARLNAGTVVQVENLFENFPARKQFLKRAAAETALCRTIFLDKALPHYRTEMRFITDGELRFLLPPAQSLRERCLAAFSFKEPEALFFEIEGSGEHFSFRIVLGSPDVVRSDKRAIMVFVNGRRITEFGLIQAIEYGSEGYFPNGGHPVAFLFLTVEPSRVDFNIHPAKKEARFQDYGAIHHAVSSAVGSFYRQHTVASLLKEKYDPSLTRPLDFQHGSPAGAYPQPPHSDTTAGLYGYGKSANPAAGTAADDYDRYGREYGNDTGVLPDGYNHEVSGTQAEYGSAQSGYGSAFRQIAATAAVPYSVGEHIIPPPAASGTAACLQPPPDLPPADFKLLGQVAGTFIAVEKNEALYLIDQHAAHERIIFEQLRHNIGGVQELLIPYRIITSSEEDDAFIKKHQELLCKAGFSLSDEGAGVWQVTAVPARWTGTERDLIRDITGVRKNADDILYQILASAACRAACKDHAILDPVTQQRIAAQAFELPEPICPHGRPIWIVLTREELFKRVKRT
- the xseB gene encoding exodeoxyribonuclease VII small subunit codes for the protein MKKFEERLTRLEEISEKIKSADLPLEEALAAFEEGIKLAKTLEKDIDKIESKVQILMNQPVQSQDKPELELFSADDI
- a CDS encoding type II toxin-antitoxin system RelB/DinJ family antitoxin — its product is MTTISAKIINDDKISFERICDSMGINISSAINSFVKATIRENGLPFALKASEDSYIYSEKMCNAD